One window of the bacterium genome contains the following:
- a CDS encoding CPBP family intramembrane glutamic endopeptidase, whose amino-acid sequence MREKIGPFVILMICVQISFFAIMMLFFNLNSHIKYTYVTVIYLVIALLICLERKNLNEFNLDRLSLLILILSSVFRRRLGVENEGYFLFVIGIAGLAVFISTIPNWTKTPKTDFRWLAIGLFVALLSLIPITFIESFQVQTIQNSGPGLYGLFWDMIRRAIYELSFTAPVEEILFRGFIWGYLRKLKWDVNKIIWVQGALFWFLHIGRIRSPLTFFFSVPILTYISSELTKRSGQVSPSIISHLIINTIGSVLLAVQLG is encoded by the coding sequence GTGCGCGAGAAAATCGGTCCATTTGTAATTCTGATGATTTGTGTACAAATATCATTCTTCGCAATAATGATGTTATTCTTCAATTTAAATTCGCATATCAAGTACACATATGTTACGGTGATTTATTTAGTAATTGCTCTATTAATATGTCTTGAGAGGAAAAATCTCAACGAATTCAATCTAGACCGGTTGTCATTACTTATCCTAATATTGAGTTCTGTTTTTAGGAGACGACTTGGAGTTGAGAATGAAGGTTATTTCCTGTTTGTTATTGGGATAGCAGGATTAGCGGTATTTATTAGCACAATTCCGAATTGGACCAAAACACCCAAAACCGATTTTCGATGGTTAGCTATTGGTTTATTTGTTGCCTTGCTTTCCCTCATTCCAATTACTTTTATCGAGTCCTTTCAGGTGCAAACAATACAAAATAGCGGTCCAGGACTGTATGGGTTGTTTTGGGATATGATACGGAGAGCAATATACGAACTCTCGTTTACTGCTCCCGTGGAAGAAATACTATTTCGCGGGTTCATATGGGGATATTTACGAAAGCTGAAATGGGACGTTAACAAGATTATTTGGGTACAAGGCGCTTTATTTTGGTTTTTACATATTGGTCGAATCAGATCTCCTCTTACTTTTTTCTTCTCCGTTCCGATCTTAACTTATATCTCAAGTGAACTTACAAAACGTTCTGGCCAGGTCTCTCCATCGATTATCTCTCACCTCATTATTAATACAATAGGTTCAGTCTTGCTGGCGGTACAGCTTGGGTAG